DNA sequence from the Cronobacter turicensis z3032 genome:
CCTGCCGGATTACGACGTCTTTGGCCCCGCGCCGCGCGGCTGAACCTGCGATTTTCCCTGTTTCTCCTTCGCAAAGCGGTGAGTGAAAACTCACCGCTTTTTTCTGCCGTGCGCTGACGCACATTTTTTTTCATCGCCATTCCCGACGGTTTTTTTTTACGAGATTGTTCGCAAATTAATCACCTGCGCGTTGGCACCGAACGGCGGTTAGTTATATGACTAGTCATATTAAAACTATGACTTTACATGAAAGCGACAGGAGAAAAATGATGACTCACACGCTGCCGGACGGTTTTCTGTGGGGTAATTCGGTTTCCAGCATGCAGACGGAAGGCGCCTGGAATGAAGACGGCAAAGGCCCGTCGGTGTATGACATACGCGAGGCGAGCGAATTTGCCTCAGACTGGAAAGTGGCGACCGACAGCTATCACCGCTATGAAGAGGATTTCGACCTGATGGCCGATCTGGGCATGAACTGCTACCGCTTCCAGATAGCCTGGAGCCGCGTCTGCCCGGAGGGCGACGGGGAGTTTAACCCGCAAGGCATCGCCTTTTATGAACGCTTTATCGACGGCCTTCTCGCCCGCGGCATCGCGCCGATGATCTGCCTGTATCACTTCGATATGCCGCTGGCGCTGGCGCAGAAATATAACGGCTTTATGGACCGGCGCGTGATGGACGCTTTTGTACGCTACGGGCAGAAGATGATCGACTGCTTCGGCGGTCGGGTGAAATACTGGCTGACGTTTAACGAGCAAAACATCTATCACATGCCGGAAGCGTTCCGGGTAAGCGGCTATTTGCAGGGCGATAAAACGCTGCGCGAGCTGTATCAAATCCAGCATCACGTGATGATGGCGCACTGTCAGTTGACGCACTACCTGCATCAGCAATTCCCCGGCGCGCTGATGGGCGGCATGCTGGCGCATCAGCTTATCTATCCGGCCACTTGCAAGCCGCGCGATATTTTTTGCGCCCAGCAGTATGACGAATTCCTGAACCAGAATCTGCTGCGCGCTTTCGCAGGCCAGGGCTACAGCCCGTCGGTAATGGCGGTAGTGGCGCGCGAAGGGTTCGACGATATCTTCCGGGCAGGCGATCTGGTGCAACTCGCACAGATGAAAAACGACTTTATGGCCTTTAGCTACTACGCCAGCAAAACGCTCGACAGCGACGCCATTCCTGATGACGCGCCGGTGAACGACTGGCTGCGGTATGGCGATAAACCCAACCCGTGGCTGAAGGCCACCGAATGGAACTGGCAGATCGATCCGCTCGGTTTTCGCACCCTGATTACCCGCTATTACAACGACTGGCGGCTGCCGGTCTTTCCGATTGAAAACGGCATCGGCGTTATTGAGCAGTGGGATGGCGTTCACCCGATTGAGGACGACTACCGCATCGCGTATCACCGGGATCATATCAACGCGATGAAAGCGGCGATAACGGAGGACGGCGCGCAGGTCATGGGCTATCTCGGCTGGGGGCTTATCGACATTCTCAGTTCGCAGGGCGATATGCGTAAGCGCTACGGCGTGGTTTACGTCAATCGTGAAAACCATGATCTGAAAGATCTTAAACGTGTTCCCAAAAAGAGCTACGGCTGGCTGAAGCAGGCGATCGCCAGCAACGGCGAGACGCTGTAGCGCGAGCGGGGCGGGCGACGAGAAGAGGCTGAATGATGACGCAAACAACCATAACGCCGAAAATGCAGGCATTTGTTGAGAAATTTGTCGATTACTCCGCGCGTCTGGCGGGGCAGGTGCATCTGCGCTCGCTTCGCGACGCGTTCGCGATGGTGATGCCGGTCTTTATCCTGGCCGGGCTGGCGGTACTGATCAATAACGTGGTGTTTCCGTGGGTGCTGGAGGGCGAGACGCTGGCGCGCTTTAAGATCTGGGGGGAAGCCATCATTAACGGTACGCTGAACATTGCCGCACTGTTGATTGCCCCGATGATCGCCTGGGCGCTGGCGCGCAACCGCAACTTTGGCAACCCCGTTTCCGCCGTGGTTATCGCGCTGTGCAGTTTTATCATCATGATGCCGCTGCGCCTCAACGTGGTGCCGGAAGGCGCGCAGCATGCCGTTAGCGTGACGCAGCTGTTGGCCTTCGCCAATATCGGCTCGACTGGGATTTTTGCGGGCGTGTTGATCGGGCTTATCGCCACTGAGGTGTTTATCCGCATCTCGTCCATCCGCGCGCTGGATATTTCGCTTGGCGAGAATGTGCCGCCTGCGGTAGGCCAGTCGTTTTCCGCCTTGATTCCAACGATTCTCACGCTTTCTGGTTTCGCCATTGTCGCCGCGCTGCTGGCGGGCGTGCTGCATACTGATTTAATTCATCTCATCACCACGCTGATCCAGCAGCCGCTGCGGCTTATCAACACCAGCCTTCCGGGTACGCTTTTTATCTACAGCTTCGGGAATTTCCTTTTCACGCTCGGCATTCATCAGTCGGTGGTCAACAGCGTGGTGCTGGAGCCGTTTTTACTGATCAACACCAACGAGAATATGCTGGCATTCGCCAACGGGCAGCCTATTCCGCACATCATCAATAATATTTTCGTCCCCACCTTCGGCATGATTGGCGGCACCGGCAGCACGCTGTCGCTGCTTATCGCGATTTTCATCTTCGCGCGGCAAAAATCGTCGAAACAGGTTGCCCGGCTCGCGATTTCGCCTGGGCTGTTTAACATCAATGAGCCGGTGATTTTCGGCCTGCCGATTGTGTTTAACCTGCCGCTGATGATCCCGTTCGTGCTGCTGCCTGCCATGGGTATTTTTTTCGCCTGGTGTTGTACGTCGCTGGGGCTGATGTCGCGCTGCGTGGTGATGATCCCCTGGACGACGCCGCCGGTGCTGAGCGCCTGGCTTGCCACCGCAGGCGACTGGCGGGCGGTCGTGGTTCAGTTGATCATCATTGTCTTTGGTGTATTCTTCTACCTGCCTTTTCTCAGGATAGCTGAGCGGGTAGCCATGAAAAACAACGAGATAGCAGACTCCACCCCCCACTCATAACGGAAGCGGCAGATGGCGGCGAAGTACATCGCAATTGCGCGGGAAATCAAAAAACGGATCGTCAGCCAGCAATATCCTGCGAGCGAGCCGCTGCCGGATCAGTTTGCGCTCGCGGAAGAGTTCAACACCAGCCGGATGACCATTCAGCAGGCGATGCGCCAGCTGATTGTCGAGGGGCTGGTGTATACCCGCAAAGGGCTTGGCACCTTCGTGCGGAAAAATTTCCAGCAGATATCCCGCTGGGATCGCCCCGGCAGCGACTATTTCGGCGCCACCCGCACGTGGCAGGGGCTGGGTACGGTCACCAGCGAAATCATTAAATTCGAGCTGCGTTTCCCCGATGAAAAAGAGCAGGCATCGCTGCTCATTGACGCCAGCGCGCCGGTGTATGACTTCGTGCGCCTGCGTCTGGTTAATAACGAGCCAGTGTCGCTGGAGTTCACGCTGATGCCGGTAAACCTGGTGCCGGGGCTTAACAAATCGCATCTCGAAAGCTCGGTATTCGGCTACGTGCAGGAGACGCTGGGGTTGAAACTGATGGGCTCCTGGCGCGTGGTGCGCGCGCTTAAGCCTGGGGAGGCGGATAAGCGTTATTTACAGTGCGACCTCACCGACCCGGTGCTGGAAGTGGAGCAGGTGGTTTACCTGGATGACGGTACGCCGCTTGAATACGCCCGCTGCCATTACCGCTACGATCACGGCGGCATTATCATGGTGAATCACGGCTAGGCGCGGCAGCGCGTATAAAAAACCCCGCGGGCAGCGATGCGCGCGGGGTTTTTTTATCGCCTTGCGGCAGATTAATTCAGACGGACCGGCATGCCGGAACGGTTCTGCACCGCCTGTTCAACGACGTTCTGATCGACATCGCTCTGGCTGGTGACGGTGGTCACCGCTTTGGTGAGCATGATCGGCACCAGTTCGTTGTTGTTGATCTGATCTTCGCTGGTGGAGAGCGGGTTATGCACCTCGATGTAGCGGCTGCCATCCGGCTCGGTGGTCGCTTTCACCGGCTCGTTGACAAACTGCACGCGGGTGCCGACCGGCACGTTCTCGAACAGGAATTTAATGTCTTCGTTACGCAGACGCACGCAGCCGTGGCTGACGCGCAGGCCGATACCGAAGTTGGCGTTGGTGCCGTGGATAGCGTAGAGACGGCCGATATAGAGCGCGTAGAGGCCCATCGGGTTATCCGGGCCAGCCGGTACGACCGGCGGCAGCGGTTCGCCTGCGGCCGCGTATTCCGCGTGCATCTTGGCGGTCGGCGTCCAGGTCGGGTTCGCGCGCTTGCGCTCGACTTTCGTCACCCAGTTGATCGGGGTGTCTTTACCGAGCTGGCCGATACCGATCGGCAGCACGATAACCGTGTTGGTGCCTTGCGGATAGTAATACAGACGCATTTCGGCGCTGTTAATCACAATGCCTTCATGCGGCGTATCCGGCAGGATCAACTGCTGAGGAATGTTCAGAATGGTGCCGCCTTTCGGCAGATACGGGTCGACGCCCGGGTTGGCTTCCAGCATGTTGGAAAGCCCCATCTGATACTGTGCGGCGAAATCTTCCAGCGGCAGATTATTGCCGTCAGGGATCGTCACCACCTGGTTTTCACCCACCAGACGGCTACCGTCGGTCGGCAGAGGATAAGTCACCGCAGAGGCGGAGTTACAAAACCCGACGACTGCGAAGGCTGCCACTAAAAGCGTGCGTAATTTCATCTTCATGTTATGCAAATATCGTTGCCGGACCGGCCGTTAGAGTGAACGAAAGAATACAGGGAGCGCATTATATGTGCATTCTCCGTGGCAGGGAATTGAGATGTGTGCTTATTCACATTTTTTTCCCATTCCTGAGTCAGTGTAGTCAGCCCATTGACGGGGGAAATAAATTCGGAGTTATGGCATAATGCGTTGTTTATCACACATCTTACCCAGGAATTACGCGTGTTAGTTACCAGCAACGTCACCATGCAGTTCGGCAGTAAGCCGCTGTTTGAAAACATTTCCGTCAAGTTTGGCGGCGGCAACCGTTACGGTCTGATTGGCGCCAACGGGAGCGGCAAGTCCACTTTCATGAAGATCCTCGGCGGCGATTTACAGCCGAGCGCGGGCAACGTCTCGCTCGACCCTAACGAACGCATCGGTAAGCTGCGCCAGGATCAGTTCGCGTTTGAACAATACACCGTGCTGGACACCGTGATCATGGGCCACGGCGAGCTGTGGGAAGTGAAGCAGGAACGCGATCGCATCTATGCGTTGCCGGAGATGAGCGAAGAAGACGGCTATAAAGTGGCCGATCTCGAAGTGAAATATGGCGAAATGGACGGCTACAGCGCAGAGTCCCGCGCCGGTGAGTTGCTGCTGGGCGTCGGCATTCCGCTGGAGCAGCACTACGGCCCGATGAGCGAAGTCGCTCCTGGCTGGAAGCTGCGTGTCCTGCTGGCGCAGGCGCTGTTCTCGAACCCGGACATCCTGCTGCTCGATGAACCGACGAACAACCTGGACATCGATACCATTCGCTGGCTGGAACAGACGCTCAACGATCGCGACAGCACCATGATCATCATCTCGCATGACCGTCACTTCCTGAACATGGTCTGCAC
Encoded proteins:
- the ybiS gene encoding Uncharacterized protein ybiS; the encoded protein is MHNMKMKLRTLLVAAFAVVGFCNSASAVTYPLPTDGSRLVGENQVVTIPDGNNLPLEDFAAQYQMGLSNMLEANPGVDPYLPKGGTILNIPQQLILPDTPHEGIVINSAEMRLYYYPQGTNTVIVLPIGIGQLGKDTPINWVTKVERKRANPTWTPTAKMHAEYAAAGEPLPPVVPAGPDNPMGLYALYIGRLYAIHGTNANFGIGLRVSHGCVRLRNEDIKFLFENVPVGTRVQFVNEPVKATTEPDGSRYIEVHNPLSTSEDQINNNELVPIMLTKAVTTVTSQSDVDQNVVEQAVQNRSGMPVRLN